A genomic segment from Methanolobus zinderi encodes:
- a CDS encoding COG1361 S-layer family protein, producing the protein MKTIVKTIMAAFLILAACSSFALADTEITPAVTLSYSMEPEVLMPGDTGTITITMQKNAYIANAAIEGNEVIEILGESYTDVGLVGPGDTLELTFNVKAKDDAPNGVHFLDLEITGGSTAYDFNSRIPVKIDDRDLKLIISDLPSTLMNEVSSVNVEVVNQRPNEVNSVIVSPEAEGIVFSPSEVFIGAIPGGNKSTATFFMNTMNSDSETSNVSFTVSYFNGDNFHNAGKTTRQVDIIDQNSLIFTSIEMEKSGNKYTFSGDLNNFGTTDAKNVIVSIPKSESVVPVQPYAKYFIGTLEADDFSSFELSASVLSGDVSSIPVLIEFRDPDNAYISIEENIAIDGQQVFAGNSEEDSGSSLALWAVAGIFAIAIVALIGYSWKKRRDEAEAFEDEEIEPSGE; encoded by the coding sequence TTGAAAACGATTGTAAAAACTATCATGGCAGCCTTTTTGATTCTGGCTGCCTGTTCCTCTTTTGCTCTTGCAGATACTGAGATAACACCGGCGGTCACACTGAGCTATTCAATGGAACCTGAAGTCCTGATGCCCGGAGATACCGGGACTATAACGATAACAATGCAAAAGAATGCATATATTGCCAATGCAGCAATTGAGGGGAATGAGGTTATTGAAATACTTGGAGAAAGCTATACGGATGTAGGTCTTGTAGGACCTGGAGACACACTTGAGCTTACGTTCAACGTAAAGGCCAAAGATGATGCACCTAATGGAGTTCATTTCCTTGACCTTGAAATTACCGGTGGGAGTACTGCGTATGACTTCAATTCCAGGATACCCGTAAAGATAGATGACAGGGACCTGAAGCTTATCATATCCGACCTGCCGTCCACCCTGATGAACGAAGTATCTTCTGTGAATGTAGAAGTAGTGAATCAGAGACCGAATGAAGTAAATAGTGTGATTGTTAGTCCCGAGGCAGAGGGTATTGTCTTCAGTCCCTCTGAAGTATTCATCGGTGCCATCCCGGGAGGAAATAAGTCAACAGCGACTTTTTTCATGAATACGATGAACTCCGATTCAGAGACCAGCAACGTATCTTTTACTGTATCCTATTTCAACGGAGATAACTTCCACAATGCCGGAAAGACCACAAGACAGGTTGACATCATAGACCAGAACTCGCTTATATTTACCTCCATAGAGATGGAAAAAAGCGGTAACAAGTACACATTCTCAGGAGATCTCAACAACTTCGGGACAACCGATGCAAAGAATGTCATCGTATCAATCCCAAAGTCGGAGTCAGTTGTTCCGGTCCAGCCCTACGCAAAGTATTTTATCGGAACCCTTGAAGCTGATGACTTCAGCAGTTTTGAACTCTCGGCAAGTGTACTGTCAGGGGATGTCTCCAGTATCCCGGTTTTGATAGAGTTCAGAGACCCTGATAATGCCTACATTTCCATTGAAGAGAATATCGCTATAGACGGACAGCAGGTTTTTGCAGGTAACAGCGAGGAAGATAGCGGAAGTTCCCTGGCGCTCTGGGCCGTTGCAGGAATATTTGCAATTGCCATTGTGGCACTGATCGGATATTCATGGAAAAAGCGCAGGGACGAGGCAGAAGCTTTCGAAGACGAAGAAATTGAGCCCTCCGGGGAATAA
- a CDS encoding Yip1 family protein, whose product MLEVLTDPNGFFKKRSDQKVEFKTPLIIIAILAIISAASAFIIAQGVMGALPEEAAAFAGIGAAIGAIVAFFVAFVMWVIYSGIFYLISMVFNGEGDFKKVLEFVSYGFIPSIASSLIGTYFTTRVYSNIDWSTQDPQLLQEALLSDPSLQISGIIGILFLL is encoded by the coding sequence ATGCTGGAAGTACTTACTGACCCGAATGGGTTTTTCAAGAAAAGAAGTGATCAGAAAGTTGAATTTAAGACTCCGTTGATAATAATAGCTATATTAGCTATCATATCAGCAGCCAGTGCTTTTATAATTGCACAAGGGGTCATGGGAGCATTGCCGGAAGAAGCTGCAGCTTTTGCAGGAATCGGAGCAGCTATTGGAGCAATTGTTGCTTTTTTTGTGGCCTTTGTCATGTGGGTGATCTATAGTGGAATATTCTACCTGATATCAATGGTATTCAACGGTGAAGGCGACTTTAAAAAGGTACTTGAGTTCGTATCCTACGGATTCATACCTTCAATAGCAAGCTCTTTGATAGGCACCTATTTCACTACCAGGGTATATTCAAATATCGACTGGTCGACTCAGGATCCCCAGCTTCTGCAGGAAGCACTCTTATCCGACCCTTCCCTGCAGATATCTGGAATCATAGGGATACTGTTTTTACTATAG
- a CDS encoding ABC transporter permease has product MRYELFIAIRHIVARKRQTILSVAAIGLAVMILLVSQAFMAGFTQELYDKTVANLPHVTVSPREGDDYIHLYQNIVTKINSMDEVVASSPYLVGEASFEFRDNTNNAALKGVIPPEEEAVAHVQQDVIVGSFEELAYSTNTIMIGDDLADDLEVEPGDSVEVSFPNANTLSLEVIAIFDTGTPVDESLTYTSLETAQRFFDTGNVINGISLRLVDYNQDQQVASTIQAEGYDASGWTETNPEILRTIAIESTSNNITLGFILLIASFGVVSTLNMVVMGKIREIGILMAMGANKSNIRMIFLMESGLLGLAGALLGTVAGIIIALAIGNYEVPQGAYEGTLEGISYIPVIIRPLDVLIIITAVFLLNLIAGIYPAQRAASFDPVTAISAK; this is encoded by the coding sequence ATGCGTTACGAGCTCTTCATCGCAATCCGGCATATAGTAGCAAGAAAACGTCAGACTATACTTTCAGTTGCAGCTATCGGGCTGGCCGTAATGATCTTACTTGTTTCACAGGCGTTCATGGCAGGTTTTACCCAGGAACTCTATGACAAGACCGTAGCCAACCTGCCCCATGTAACAGTGTCGCCCCGGGAAGGTGATGACTACATCCACCTCTACCAGAACATTGTCACTAAGATAAACAGCATGGATGAAGTGGTGGCTTCATCTCCATACCTGGTGGGGGAAGCTTCTTTCGAGTTCAGGGACAATACCAATAACGCGGCGCTTAAAGGTGTCATCCCCCCGGAGGAAGAGGCGGTTGCCCACGTTCAACAGGATGTGATCGTGGGAAGCTTTGAAGAGCTTGCATATTCCACAAATACCATCATGATCGGGGACGACCTTGCAGATGATCTCGAAGTTGAGCCAGGGGATTCGGTGGAAGTATCGTTCCCGAATGCAAATACGCTTTCTTTGGAAGTCATAGCGATATTCGATACCGGGACACCAGTGGATGAAAGCCTGACCTATACATCCCTTGAGACGGCCCAGAGATTCTTTGATACGGGCAATGTCATCAACGGCATATCCCTGAGGCTGGTGGACTATAATCAGGATCAACAGGTCGCATCCACTATACAGGCAGAAGGCTACGATGCAAGCGGCTGGACCGAGACCAATCCCGAGATACTGAGAACCATTGCTATTGAAAGCACATCCAACAACATTACACTGGGTTTTATCCTGCTTATTGCATCATTCGGAGTGGTAAGTACGCTTAACATGGTCGTGATGGGTAAAATCAGAGAGATAGGCATCCTCATGGCAATGGGTGCCAATAAATCCAATATAAGAATGATCTTTTTGATGGAAAGTGGCCTGCTGGGACTTGCAGGTGCATTACTTGGCACAGTTGCAGGCATTATTATTGCACTTGCCATAGGCAACTATGAGGTTCCCCAGGGAGCATACGAAGGAACACTGGAAGGCATTTCGTACATACCTGTAATAATAAGACCACTGGACGTGCTCATCATAATAACTGCCGTCTTCCTGCTGAACCTGATTGCAGGGATCTACCCCGCACAGCGTGCAGCCAGTTTTGACCCTGTGACGGCGATATCTGCAAAATGA
- a CDS encoding ABC transporter ATP-binding protein: MPEPIVELRDVTKIYTLGKNKIYALNKVNISIEEGDFVTIMGSSGSGKSTLLNMVGCLDLPTSGKILINGTDISKLDDNGLTSIRRNNIGFIFQQFNLIQTLTALENVEMPMLFNGTSPEKRRKKAMRLFERAQLPPEYEEHKPNELSGGQQQRVAIARALANDPPILLADEPTGNLDSKTGNSVMKLLQELNSAGTTVIVVTHDPKLEDFSNTTIRLQDGVICDENC, from the coding sequence ATGCCAGAACCCATTGTAGAACTCAGAGATGTGACAAAGATCTACACCCTCGGGAAGAACAAAATATACGCCCTGAACAAGGTGAACATTTCCATTGAAGAAGGAGACTTTGTCACAATAATGGGATCATCGGGCTCGGGAAAGAGCACACTTCTAAATATGGTCGGCTGTCTTGATCTGCCCACAAGCGGTAAGATCCTGATAAACGGCACGGACATCTCGAAACTGGATGACAACGGACTAACATCGATCAGACGCAACAACATCGGGTTCATATTCCAGCAGTTCAACCTCATCCAGACACTAACTGCCCTTGAGAACGTGGAAATGCCCATGTTATTCAATGGCACATCTCCGGAAAAGCGCAGGAAAAAGGCAATGAGACTTTTCGAAAGGGCACAACTGCCTCCGGAATACGAAGAGCACAAGCCCAACGAACTCTCCGGCGGTCAGCAGCAGAGAGTGGCAATAGCAAGGGCGCTGGCAAATGACCCTCCAATCCTGCTTGCCGATGAACCTACCGGAAACCTTGATTCCAAAACAGGAAACAGTGTAATGAAACTCCTGCAGGAGCTAAATAGTGCAGGAACGACGGTTATCGTTGTAACACACGATCCAAAGCTTGAGGATTTCTCAAATACAACCATAAGGCTGCAGGACGGGGTGATATGTGATGAGAATTGCTGA
- a CDS encoding ABC transporter permease — MYELQIALRHISARKRLTFFAIFAVALAIGVIVVLMSLMSGFTDELISTTVENSPHIIISPQEDDQEFIHFSGYYSEVIRNTEGVMAVSTVFSGQAALQYRDNAEGVDLLGIDPVAENAVVNIENDIVSGDLFEISRTNNGIVIGDNLAEDLDVVVGDNVDAVIPTSEPRSFRIVGIFDSGTPADESTAYARFDTVQDFFGESGVASNMNVRVRDPYQADVIAQSIESDTGLDAVSWIEANSQILELINTQVAIVWVFYGLIYAIAGFGVANTLITVVMDKKKEIGMLMAMGTSRGHITRIFLLESLILGTMGVLLGCVFGYLGTVLLLAYPIDIPSETYYGLTTLPLKLDPLNFVYAIIFSFLINIVAAVYPARRAARLDPVEAIESE; from the coding sequence ATGTACGAACTTCAAATAGCCCTGAGGCATATCAGTGCACGCAAAAGGCTGACTTTCTTTGCAATTTTCGCCGTAGCTCTGGCCATAGGTGTAATTGTTGTTCTGATGTCCCTTATGAGTGGATTTACAGATGAGCTCATATCTACAACTGTGGAGAATTCTCCTCACATCATCATAAGTCCCCAGGAAGATGATCAGGAATTCATTCACTTTTCCGGTTATTATTCAGAAGTGATCAGAAACACTGAAGGTGTCATGGCAGTGTCCACTGTTTTTTCGGGACAGGCTGCATTGCAGTACCGGGATAACGCTGAAGGCGTGGATCTCCTGGGTATAGATCCGGTGGCAGAGAATGCTGTTGTGAATATTGAAAATGACATTGTTTCAGGGGACCTTTTTGAGATCTCAAGAACTAATAACGGTATTGTGATCGGTGACAATCTTGCGGAAGACCTTGATGTTGTCGTAGGGGACAATGTGGATGCAGTTATTCCGACAAGCGAACCAAGATCCTTCCGGATAGTGGGAATATTTGACAGTGGTACACCTGCAGATGAAAGTACTGCATATGCACGTTTTGATACCGTACAGGATTTCTTTGGTGAGAGCGGGGTTGCCAGTAACATGAACGTAAGGGTCAGGGACCCCTACCAGGCAGATGTAATCGCACAGTCCATAGAATCCGATACCGGCCTTGATGCAGTGAGCTGGATCGAGGCTAACAGTCAGATACTTGAGTTAATCAACACTCAGGTAGCAATCGTATGGGTCTTTTACGGACTTATCTATGCGATCGCAGGCTTTGGAGTTGCGAACACCCTTATCACTGTCGTAATGGACAAGAAAAAGGAGATTGGTATGTTGATGGCCATGGGCACATCCAGAGGGCATATAACAAGGATCTTCCTGCTGGAATCATTGATCCTGGGAACCATGGGTGTTCTATTGGGATGTGTTTTCGGATATCTGGGCACAGTTCTGCTTTTAGCTTACCCCATAGACATACCAAGTGAGACGTATTACGGGCTGACCACGCTTCCTCTCAAGCTGGATCCGCTTAACTTTGTCTATGCGATCATCTTTTCCTTCCTGATCAACATAGTCGCAGCCGTCTATCCTGCAAGGCGTGCCGCCCGGCTGGATCCGGTTGAAGCTATCGAAAGTGAATGA
- a CDS encoding DNA alkylation repair protein — protein MDATGEKYHKIIERLESLSDPGAIEGMAGFGITPGKAFGVSIPELRRLAKESGRDYDLALLLWENNYRETRILASMICPPDMVTERQMEEWVREFDYWEICDQCCMNLFGKTPFAYEKAKEWSSREEEFVKRAGFVLMARLAVSDKKAGDDVFEQFFPFIVRESCDARNYVKKAVNWALRQIGKRNLYLNSKSLEAANELLSIDCKAAGWIARDAIRELTNEKTIKIIEKKARSKKINPGSKT, from the coding sequence ATGGATGCTACAGGTGAAAAATACCATAAGATCATCGAAAGACTGGAATCACTTTCCGATCCCGGTGCAATAGAGGGAATGGCCGGTTTTGGCATAACTCCCGGGAAGGCCTTTGGTGTGTCCATCCCCGAGTTGCGCAGGCTTGCCAAGGAATCAGGCAGGGATTATGATCTGGCTCTTCTTCTATGGGAGAATAATTACCGTGAAACCCGTATCCTTGCCAGCATGATCTGTCCGCCTGATATGGTTACAGAAAGACAGATGGAAGAGTGGGTAAGGGAATTTGATTACTGGGAGATATGTGATCAGTGTTGCATGAACCTTTTTGGGAAAACTCCTTTTGCATATGAAAAAGCTAAAGAGTGGAGTTCAAGAGAAGAAGAATTCGTGAAGAGGGCGGGTTTTGTGCTCATGGCCCGCCTGGCGGTGAGTGATAAAAAAGCAGGCGATGATGTATTTGAGCAATTTTTCCCTTTTATTGTACGCGAGTCCTGTGATGCCCGCAACTATGTTAAAAAAGCTGTTAACTGGGCGCTCCGGCAGATAGGAAAAAGAAATCTGTATCTTAACTCAAAATCTCTTGAAGCCGCGAATGAACTGCTTTCAATCGACTGCAAGGCTGCGGGATGGATAGCAAGGGACGCTATCCGGGAACTAACCAATGAGAAGACTATAAAAATAATAGAGAAGAAAGCCCGGTCAAAAAAAATAAATCCGGGAAGTAAAACCTGA
- a CDS encoding inorganic diphosphatase, translating to MRILVETPKYSFLKYHKVGSRFNIEFFSPIPVLFNYGFVENSLSEDGMEKDVIIVGPRMEQGTVLERSHFDGIVRFTDDSLRDDKHIVYIDGPFPVTLFSLYFRLYAMFKFFLYLLFEKKLARCRFEGIDFPVSTRGFE from the coding sequence ATGAGAATTCTGGTAGAGACCCCCAAGTACAGTTTTCTGAAATATCACAAGGTAGGGTCTAGATTCAATATAGAGTTCTTTTCCCCGATACCGGTCCTTTTTAATTATGGATTTGTGGAAAACAGTCTGAGCGAGGATGGCATGGAAAAAGATGTTATCATCGTCGGTCCTCGTATGGAGCAGGGCACTGTTCTTGAAAGATCACATTTTGACGGTATCGTTCGTTTTACTGACGATTCGTTGCGTGATGACAAACATATAGTGTATATCGATGGCCCCTTCCCGGTAACTCTGTTCTCGCTCTACTTCCGTCTGTATGCAATGTTCAAGTTCTTTCTATATCTGTTGTTTGAAAAGAAATTAGCAAGATGCAGATTTGAAGGTATTGACTTTCCTGTCTCTACCCGGGGTTTTGAGTAG
- a CDS encoding COG1361 S-layer family protein, translating into MLNSSVPGKILKYAISFAIILLLLSMPATAAEGADLQVSILRYEPIPAEIGEYVTVWVKLENLGYARGDDVKIRMVPEYPFSLDSQSNAIKEIGILTPDNAAVEEFRLFVDNDAREGIETIEVWYQEDTDNTWYKEEFDIQVGSTTFDSRGNVQLQGSPGIEPEVFMPGDRGTVQIMLMNMATTNTVTVDGEEYDTNARVQSATLEAPEGIVVTTDTYYGNGVIGPGESLNLTYNVMVEDDVEDGTYYLQLSTVGSSHVYNNNWRIPLEVDSSAVRVIPSTPLRIEDGEGTIEFDVANIHPNVLSSVSIQLEAEGFEFSPAEYFIGTMDPDELFTIEFDANAIDPEDELSSELVISADYRNGMNDHGSVVNVREIEHALVEEDNQLGIAIGVLIVVAIAVAGYMMYRRRKEKEE; encoded by the coding sequence ATGCTGAATTCATCAGTTCCCGGAAAGATTTTGAAATACGCAATTAGTTTTGCAATTATACTTCTCTTATTGAGTATGCCTGCCACAGCAGCAGAGGGCGCGGACCTGCAGGTGAGCATACTGCGTTATGAACCCATACCCGCCGAGATCGGGGAGTATGTCACTGTCTGGGTAAAGTTGGAAAACCTGGGTTATGCGAGAGGTGACGATGTCAAGATCCGCATGGTTCCCGAATACCCATTCTCTCTTGATTCCCAGAGCAATGCCATAAAGGAAATAGGCATACTGACGCCTGATAATGCGGCAGTTGAAGAATTCCGTCTTTTTGTGGATAACGATGCCAGGGAAGGTATAGAGACCATCGAGGTATGGTATCAGGAAGATACGGACAATACCTGGTATAAAGAAGAGTTTGATATCCAGGTCGGCTCCACGACCTTTGACAGCAGGGGCAATGTGCAGCTTCAGGGCAGTCCTGGCATAGAACCCGAGGTCTTTATGCCCGGTGACCGTGGGACAGTGCAAATAATGCTTATGAATATGGCCACCACGAATACCGTGACAGTGGATGGTGAGGAATATGATACGAATGCGCGTGTCCAGTCCGCAACCCTTGAGGCTCCGGAAGGGATAGTAGTTACCACGGACACTTATTACGGTAACGGGGTAATAGGACCGGGTGAGTCTCTCAACCTGACCTATAATGTGATGGTTGAGGATGATGTGGAGGATGGTACATACTATCTGCAACTCTCAACCGTAGGAAGCTCACATGTCTATAACAACAACTGGCGAATTCCGCTCGAGGTAGACTCCTCTGCGGTAAGAGTTATTCCCTCGACCCCGCTCAGGATCGAGGATGGTGAAGGGACCATCGAGTTCGATGTGGCCAATATTCATCCCAATGTGCTTTCATCGGTAAGCATACAGCTTGAGGCGGAAGGCTTTGAATTCTCCCCGGCTGAATACTTCATAGGCACGATGGATCCCGATGAGTTGTTCACAATAGAATTTGATGCGAATGCCATTGACCCGGAAGATGAACTCTCCTCAGAGCTTGTCATAAGTGCGGACTACAGGAACGGAATGAACGACCATGGCAGTGTTGTAAATGTCCGGGAGATCGAGCACGCACTGGTTGAGGAAGACAATCAGCTGGGTATTGCCATCGGTGTCCTGATAGTGGTGGCAATAGCTGTTGCAGGATATATGATGTATCGCCGCAGGAAGGAAAAAGAAGAATAA
- a CDS encoding ABC transporter ATP-binding protein has protein sequence MGEENKGSGENESVIELVDLCKSYQVGDMEVPILKSIDLSVKKGEFVAIMGPSGSGKSTLMNMIGCLDRPTCGKVVVMGKDVNQLSEVELARLRGFEIGFVFQTFNLVPRLSAIQNVELPTYANKKEGIDGRKRAQELIELVGLQNRMNYKPTELSGGQQQRVAIARALINDPSLILADEPTGNLDSKTGNEIMNIFTDLHDKGRTIIMITHDPELTGYADRVVHLRDGVIGAT, from the coding sequence ATGGGTGAAGAGAATAAAGGCTCAGGAGAAAATGAATCCGTAATAGAACTTGTTGATCTGTGCAAGAGCTATCAGGTGGGTGATATGGAGGTCCCTATCCTGAAAAGCATAGATCTCTCTGTTAAAAAAGGCGAATTTGTTGCCATCATGGGTCCGTCAGGTTCGGGCAAAAGTACTCTTATGAATATGATCGGCTGTCTGGACAGGCCTACCTGCGGCAAGGTTGTTGTGATGGGCAAGGATGTCAACCAGCTTTCAGAGGTTGAGCTTGCAAGACTGCGTGGCTTTGAGATCGGCTTTGTGTTCCAGACATTCAATCTGGTTCCGAGGCTCAGTGCCATCCAGAATGTTGAACTGCCTACATATGCCAACAAGAAGGAGGGAATTGATGGCAGGAAAAGGGCGCAGGAACTGATCGAACTTGTAGGATTACAGAATCGTATGAACTACAAACCCACAGAACTTTCCGGCGGTCAGCAGCAGAGGGTGGCAATAGCAAGGGCACTGATCAATGATCCTTCTCTTATACTTGCCGACGAACCCACCGGAAACCTGGACTCGAAGACCGGTAACGAGATTATGAATATTTTCACTGACCTTCACGATAAGGGAAGAACTATCATCATGATCACACATGACCCGGAGCTTACAGGATATGCGGATCGTGTGGTCCACTTAAGAGACGGAGTAATAGGTGCAACATAA
- a CDS encoding ABC transporter permease, with protein MRIADPLKNNMYAELARRNLKRQSIRTILAAIGIIIGVIAISSMGILGNTMKLSVTDSFADVGDKLMIYPAPGEESITEKQIDQIRKVAGIDEIIPLRSHGERVEYKNEESFASVYDIKEEGLESLAELDEGRYFKSGSTDCVVGSSVAENLEISVGSKIVIDDSKLRVVGILKERGLGFDIDTDSGIFTSSEMYEKLYPDEDEGYSSTIITVDDINELETVQQDIEDRINRKDELITVFATNMITESIDSVFDAISLFLMGIGSISLLVAGVSILNVMLMSTMERTKEIGVMKAVGASRKDILKMFLLEALFLGVAASLIGGLLTLGGSYMIISFIMDDSAYILKFSNIIYILEGVFFGVGTSLLGGMYPAWKASRMKPLDALRYE; from the coding sequence ATGAGAATTGCTGATCCCCTGAAAAATAACATGTATGCCGAGCTTGCCAGAAGAAATCTCAAACGGCAGTCCATCCGGACAATACTTGCAGCCATAGGTATAATCATAGGAGTCATCGCGATTTCCTCCATGGGCATACTGGGTAATACCATGAAACTGTCCGTTACCGATTCCTTTGCGGATGTCGGTGACAAGCTCATGATATACCCCGCACCCGGAGAGGAATCAATAACCGAGAAGCAGATCGACCAGATCAGAAAGGTAGCCGGTATTGACGAGATAATCCCTCTCAGATCCCACGGGGAAAGAGTGGAATATAAGAACGAAGAGAGCTTTGCTTCGGTCTACGATATTAAAGAAGAGGGACTGGAGAGCCTTGCCGAGCTTGATGAAGGTCGATATTTCAAATCCGGCTCCACAGATTGTGTTGTCGGTTCAAGTGTGGCTGAAAACCTGGAGATCAGTGTCGGCAGCAAAATAGTGATTGATGATTCCAAACTGAGGGTCGTCGGCATTCTAAAGGAACGGGGACTCGGTTTTGATATCGATACTGACAGCGGGATATTCACTTCTTCCGAGATGTATGAAAAACTCTACCCGGATGAAGACGAAGGGTACAGCTCGACAATAATAACAGTCGATGACATCAATGAACTGGAAACCGTCCAGCAGGACATCGAGGACAGGATCAACAGGAAAGATGAGCTCATAACAGTCTTTGCCACCAATATGATTACCGAAAGTATCGACAGTGTCTTTGACGCAATCTCGCTTTTCCTCATGGGTATCGGTTCAATTTCCCTGCTTGTGGCCGGCGTCAGTATCCTGAATGTTATGCTCATGTCTACCATGGAGCGTACCAAGGAAATAGGAGTCATGAAGGCGGTGGGCGCATCCAGAAAGGATATACTGAAAATGTTCCTGCTGGAAGCACTCTTCCTGGGAGTTGCCGCAAGCCTTATAGGCGGTTTGCTGACCCTTGGAGGCAGTTATATGATAATCTCCTTCATTATGGACGATTCAGCCTACATACTGAAGTTCTCTAACATTATCTATATCCTGGAAGGAGTCTTCTTCGGAGTGGGTACGAGCCTGCTTGGCGGAATGTATCCTGCATGGAAGGCCTCAAGGATGAAACCACTGGATGCGCTCAGGTACGAGTGA